In a single window of the Victivallis lenta genome:
- a CDS encoding class I SAM-dependent methyltransferase, with protein MFDKLEDVTYTSFGIVPQEFYKNKFNSVPSHDYLSDPVNRFLLGASRIRHLCRELQGGRVLDLGCGCGPYGLTLKQHGYADHLTGIDLDPDCTKRAGECYDEVVTQQALDQLPFPDGSFDAVFSSDFFGHVEFRYKDALIAEVARVLRPGGRTIHLIESGNYDYLHCNQDDPDDPLRKYVYVDGHIGVESPVAIKRRFEPYFEQIHLRNAMLFPFFTVQGFINNTDVFGEEFSALLRKFSPAEAQAADIVSGFICDYLERELYQENPANLDPTLERNLPRVLKYECGMVFLSGLKKTEQEFHA; from the coding sequence ATGTTCGATAAACTGGAAGATGTCACTTATACCTCCTTCGGCATTGTTCCGCAGGAGTTCTATAAAAACAAATTCAATTCGGTTCCCAGTCACGATTATCTGTCCGATCCGGTAAACCGTTTTCTGCTCGGAGCTTCCCGAATCCGTCATCTCTGCCGGGAGCTTCAGGGGGGACGGGTGCTTGATCTCGGATGCGGATGCGGACCTTACGGCTTGACGCTCAAACAGCACGGCTATGCCGATCATCTGACCGGAATCGACCTGGATCCGGATTGCACCAAACGCGCCGGAGAGTGTTATGATGAGGTCGTGACGCAGCAGGCGCTGGATCAGCTGCCTTTTCCCGATGGCAGTTTTGACGCCGTATTCAGCAGTGATTTTTTCGGGCATGTGGAGTTCCGTTACAAAGACGCCTTGATTGCGGAAGTTGCCCGCGTATTGCGTCCCGGCGGCCGGACCATCCATCTGATCGAAAGCGGAAATTACGACTACCTGCATTGCAATCAGGATGATCCGGATGATCCGCTCCGTAAGTACGTTTACGTGGACGGACATATCGGGGTGGAGTCACCGGTCGCGATCAAGCGGCGTTTCGAGCCGTATTTCGAGCAGATTCACCTGCGTAACGCCATGCTGTTTCCCTTTTTTACCGTCCAAGGGTTCATCAACAATACCGATGTTTTCGGCGAGGAGTTTTCGGCGCTGCTGCGAAAATTCTCTCCCGCCGAGGCGCAGGCGGCGGATATCGTCAGCGGTTTTATCTGCGACTATCTGGAACGGGAACTTTATCAGGAAAATCCGGCGAACCTAGATCCCACGCTGGAACGCAATCTGCCGCGAGTGTTGAAATATGAGTGCGGAATGGTCTTTCTTTCCGGGTTAAAAAAAACGGAGCAGGAATTCCATGCGTAA
- a CDS encoding glycosyltransferase family 4 protein: MRNKRVLFCLRRDYLRHPGGDTMQMESYARILRQSGNHVRLHSGSVAPSDLEGNDIVFVWHLERPHDSFQPWHTAIRNGLPVVLLPTCFHANTAGFWRALPEQFKIWYRCLREPSDSASHYMQFRSWRHCRERMLTQSSCLIVNSEAEKTLLLREGANTSRVVVIPNVVDQETLTVQEPAPWNKRQRIICIGHFCPRKNQLGLIRALRGLDLQITFVGTARPMHQRYLERCRRESAGQHLFTGALSHYDTLKLLAQSRLAISASFEETPGIANLEAAALGCNLLLSEIAPIREYFGARSMYLDPSRIDAARIREAVHLPPSPELRTHILSHYTEKNLHRFFQILEIEEMAH; the protein is encoded by the coding sequence ATGCGTAACAAAAGGGTTCTGTTTTGCCTCCGCCGGGATTATTTGCGCCATCCCGGCGGGGATACCATGCAGATGGAGTCCTATGCACGAATTCTGCGACAGTCGGGAAATCATGTCCGGTTGCATTCCGGTTCCGTCGCACCGTCGGATCTCGAAGGAAACGACATAGTGTTTGTCTGGCATCTGGAGCGGCCGCATGACAGTTTTCAACCGTGGCATACCGCAATCCGCAATGGCCTGCCCGTGGTACTGCTGCCGACCTGTTTTCACGCGAATACCGCTGGATTTTGGCGGGCTTTGCCGGAGCAGTTCAAAATCTGGTACCGCTGTCTTCGGGAACCGTCAGACTCCGCCTCTCATTACATGCAATTCCGTTCGTGGCGGCATTGCCGTGAGAGAATGTTGACCCAAAGTTCGTGTTTGATCGTCAACTCCGAAGCAGAAAAAACGTTGTTGCTTCGCGAAGGTGCCAACACCTCACGGGTGGTCGTGATTCCCAATGTCGTCGATCAGGAAACATTGACGGTACAGGAACCGGCGCCTTGGAATAAACGTCAGCGGATCATTTGTATCGGGCACTTCTGCCCTCGTAAAAACCAATTGGGATTGATTCGAGCTCTGCGTGGACTTGACTTGCAGATCACCTTTGTCGGTACGGCCCGGCCGATGCACCAACGCTATCTGGAACGCTGCCGGCGGGAAAGCGCCGGCCAACATCTGTTTACCGGTGCGCTTTCCCATTATGATACGTTGAAACTGCTGGCGCAAAGCCGTCTGGCGATTTCCGCCAGTTTTGAAGAAACGCCGGGAATCGCCAATCTGGAGGCGGCTGCTTTGGGATGCAATCTTCTGTTGTCGGAAATTGCTCCGATCCGGGAATATTTCGGCGCGCGTTCAATGTATCTTGATCCGTCCCGTATTGATGCGGCGCGAATTCGGGAAGCGGTACACCTGCCGCCGTCTCCGGAATTGAGAACCCATATTCTGTCCCATTATACGGAAAAGAATCTGCATCGGTTCTTTCAAATACTTGAAATTGAGGAAATGGCTCATTGA
- a CDS encoding ABC transporter permease gives MAELKAEASNNYAGYIWWVLQPFLALAVYYVAFRWLIPYPDDRFTLFLFIGITVWQLWANTLIRSCAALITYRPLMLQLNIEKYVFPVSICIVNLVKFLTAFILLLLLAPFLGGTVSAALMTLPLLLLLLLLLTCGTGMILAAVTPFCPDMVLVVEFLLHLMMFLSGVFFDLTLLPEGIQKVLAFNPLAVIISQLRRVMMDGCFPDWQSLAGPALWTCILLAVGGWMLKHFGKQYPRMT, from the coding sequence ATGGCGGAACTGAAAGCCGAGGCCAGCAACAATTATGCCGGCTACATCTGGTGGGTTTTGCAACCGTTTCTGGCGCTGGCCGTCTATTATGTGGCATTCCGGTGGCTGATTCCCTATCCGGACGATCGGTTTACATTGTTTCTGTTCATCGGGATCACGGTCTGGCAGCTCTGGGCCAATACTTTGATCCGAAGTTGCGCCGCATTGATTACCTATCGGCCGCTGATGCTGCAGTTGAACATTGAGAAATACGTCTTCCCGGTGAGTATCTGCATCGTCAATCTGGTGAAGTTCCTGACCGCATTTATCCTGCTTTTACTGTTGGCTCCATTTCTGGGCGGCACCGTTTCTGCGGCTCTGATGACGCTTCCGCTGTTGTTACTGTTATTATTGTTATTGACTTGCGGGACCGGGATGATACTGGCCGCGGTTACGCCGTTCTGCCCGGATATGGTGCTTGTGGTGGAGTTTCTGTTGCATCTGATGATGTTTCTGAGCGGTGTGTTTTTCGACTTGACGCTGCTTCCGGAGGGAATACAGAAAGTGCTGGCATTCAATCCGCTTGCGGTTATCATCAGCCAGCTCCGTCGAGTGATGATGGACGGCTGTTTCCCGGACTGGCAGAGCTTGGCGGGACCGGCTCTCTGGACATGTATCCTGCTGGCCGTCGGCGGCTGGATGTTGAAACACTTCGGCAAACAATATCCGAGGATGACCTGA
- a CDS encoding ABC transporter ATP-binding protein — protein sequence MNQSMIVYDVCHVGISYMKSASFPWRKNRFQALKDVNFQIRSGDVVGIIGRNGAGKTTLLRLLAGILKPDTGVIRRAYEHVGILSFGSGFEDRLSGRQNIMLEGIQMGVPRRKILQHADPIIELAGLGEFIDQPIKVYSSGMRTRLGFAIAYYLHSQVLLIDETFVAGDDEFQKKAGQLITEKIQSGITVVMVSHALSVLEHLCNRIIQIEDGVSLPELPVRESIERYRHQ from the coding sequence ATGAACCAGTCCATGATTGTGTATGATGTGTGCCATGTCGGCATAAGCTATATGAAATCCGCATCTTTCCCCTGGCGGAAAAACCGGTTCCAAGCATTGAAGGATGTCAATTTCCAGATACGCTCCGGCGATGTTGTCGGCATCATCGGCCGGAACGGAGCCGGAAAAACAACCCTGTTGCGTCTGTTGGCCGGTATCCTCAAACCGGATACGGGAGTTATCCGCCGGGCTTATGAGCATGTCGGAATCCTCTCGTTCGGTTCCGGATTCGAAGATCGCTTGTCCGGGCGGCAGAACATCATGCTTGAAGGGATTCAGATGGGAGTACCACGCCGGAAAATTCTGCAGCACGCCGATCCGATCATCGAACTGGCCGGACTCGGCGAATTCATTGATCAACCGATCAAAGTGTATTCTTCCGGCATGCGTACCCGGCTTGGGTTTGCCATTGCCTATTATCTGCATTCGCAGGTTTTACTGATTGATGAAACCTTTGTGGCCGGGGATGACGAATTTCAGAAGAAGGCCGGGCAGCTGATCACGGAAAAAATCCAATCCGGTATTACCGTAGTCATGGTTTCGCATGCATTGAGTGTCCTGGAACATTTGTGTAACCGGATTATTCAGATTGAAGACGGTGTGTCTCTCCCTGAATTGCCGGTACGGGAATCAATCGAGAGATACCGGCACCAATGA
- a CDS encoding AAA family ATPase, translating into MDTQNELKEFFVNFFVPIDNIPEDTAWRNSISMEARASMLIDNASLEDLSSLFNVCINENVLTLKLPAPLSVQVTAPTTFPAPTTVGYTYVDVCYSWNFSSYCITRTETTTDYFQISGRWHIKDSLFERSKCESLLTLNLHNAKPSFYWNDSGAVNILHNCSGKLQKELKKHFTEHSTFQLAEPLTSHNTPGKICRFFRKEALPLSPISLSHHFSQLEEGVSTIPFEPVISGQSEAESVHDSLKSMFSAKRLLDSLLEYRPKAYERSQQFLFPFKDKDNYTVMTVLKCYDDTFQQKSFLPVTRWQVKHTLQRYCMAVPGEKKLSLFNLPELAACPDAPVILTDSLEIAALNQAKIEPEKLIFTSFICDDGHYDQVDWKPLKGRQLYLLVTNHSGRTFEEACLKVGKLADYLKKFQSVELQFVRVPIWYRPLPVLHSIQELISAYKAAPPQPYKEDIRILTPEEFETIRGMAEQRIGIPPEAWWKTERERIAISPQTSTDILEVANMNRLDYILWPFLVRGKSTLLYASKGIGKSALAHSIAACLSSQQKKRLFIENSWGASKGNFDSYKVLYLDFENQPNEHLDLLKRMCRKYWHTEKSETEKDAKNFLWKNMPEIGLSGINFTLPENHQKLLDLLDKAQNEGESNHPVDVLIIDTYHEFTSLSDEVNTHRGLRELLRILSERNLATLILNHAKASDSQKMSGYNIIKESFAYVMKLRREGEQSRPLSEPITVSFDAVRTGWLGRELTEFKIYQPESPGRWHLYSPERSATEERNRIRDYYINVEKFGKEETAKLLGTSPASLYRDVKDAD; encoded by the coding sequence ATGGATACACAAAATGAACTGAAAGAGTTCTTTGTAAATTTTTTTGTGCCGATTGACAATATTCCGGAGGATACAGCCTGGCGTAATTCTATCAGCATGGAAGCACGTGCTTCCATGCTGATAGATAATGCTTCTCTGGAGGATTTGTCTTCGCTTTTCAATGTATGCATCAATGAAAATGTTCTTACTCTTAAATTGCCTGCCCCACTGTCGGTTCAAGTTACTGCACCGACGACTTTTCCCGCACCCACGACAGTCGGATACACCTACGTAGATGTATGTTATTCTTGGAATTTTTCCAGTTACTGCATAACGAGAACAGAAACAACAACTGACTACTTCCAGATTAGTGGACGCTGGCATATAAAAGATTCATTGTTTGAGAGAAGTAAATGCGAAAGTCTCTTGACGCTAAATTTACACAATGCAAAACCCTCTTTTTACTGGAATGACTCCGGAGCTGTAAATATTTTGCATAATTGTTCAGGTAAACTTCAAAAGGAGTTGAAAAAGCATTTTACTGAGCATTCGACTTTCCAGCTGGCAGAACCATTAACTTCCCATAATACTCCGGGGAAAATCTGCCGTTTCTTTCGTAAGGAAGCATTGCCGTTATCACCGATCTCTTTGTCTCATCATTTCTCACAGCTTGAAGAGGGTGTTTCGACAATACCATTCGAGCCTGTCATTTCTGGACAAAGTGAAGCTGAAAGTGTTCACGATTCCTTAAAAAGCATGTTCTCTGCAAAGCGATTGCTAGATTCATTATTAGAATATCGGCCCAAGGCGTATGAAAGATCGCAACAGTTTCTTTTTCCATTCAAGGACAAAGATAACTATACAGTCATGACTGTGTTGAAATGTTATGATGACACTTTTCAGCAAAAAAGTTTCCTGCCCGTGACGCGCTGGCAGGTCAAGCATACTCTTCAACGGTATTGTATGGCTGTTCCGGGTGAAAAGAAATTATCTTTATTCAATTTGCCGGAGTTGGCAGCTTGTCCGGATGCACCTGTCATATTGACTGACAGCCTTGAAATAGCCGCCCTTAATCAAGCAAAGATAGAGCCGGAGAAATTGATTTTCACCAGTTTTATTTGCGATGATGGGCATTATGATCAGGTGGATTGGAAGCCGTTAAAAGGTCGTCAGCTTTATCTGCTTGTCACGAATCATTCAGGTAGAACATTCGAAGAAGCCTGTTTGAAAGTCGGTAAGTTGGCAGATTATTTGAAGAAATTTCAATCAGTAGAACTTCAGTTCGTTCGCGTTCCTATCTGGTATCGTCCTCTTCCTGTTCTGCATAGTATTCAAGAGTTGATCTCGGCATATAAAGCAGCTCCCCCGCAGCCTTATAAAGAAGATATACGGATATTGACGCCGGAAGAGTTTGAAACGATTCGAGGAATGGCAGAGCAGAGGATTGGCATACCGCCGGAAGCGTGGTGGAAAACTGAACGGGAACGGATTGCCATATCGCCACAAACTTCAACAGATATTCTTGAAGTGGCAAATATGAATCGATTGGATTATATTCTTTGGCCTTTTCTTGTTCGCGGCAAAAGCACTCTGCTGTACGCGAGCAAAGGGATCGGTAAAAGCGCGTTAGCTCACAGCATTGCTGCTTGTTTGAGCAGTCAGCAAAAGAAACGGTTGTTTATAGAAAACAGCTGGGGAGCAAGCAAGGGGAACTTTGACTCTTATAAAGTTCTGTATCTTGATTTTGAAAATCAGCCTAATGAGCATCTGGATCTTTTAAAACGGATGTGCCGGAAATATTGGCATACTGAAAAATCCGAAACAGAGAAAGATGCAAAGAACTTTCTCTGGAAAAACATGCCTGAAATAGGGTTGTCAGGAATCAATTTTACTCTCCCCGAAAATCATCAGAAGTTATTGGATTTGCTTGATAAAGCTCAGAATGAGGGAGAATCAAATCATCCGGTGGATGTACTCATTATCGACACTTACCATGAATTTACGAGTTTGAGTGATGAGGTAAATACTCATCGCGGCTTGCGGGAGCTTTTGCGGATACTCAGTGAGCGTAATTTAGCCACTTTGATTTTAAACCATGCCAAAGCATCGGATTCGCAAAAGATGTCGGGTTACAACATCATCAAAGAATCTTTTGCATATGTGATGAAACTCAGACGGGAAGGGGAACAATCCCGACCGCTTTCAGAGCCGATAACAGTCAGTTTCGATGCTGTCCGAACAGGTTGGTTGGGACGGGAACTGACGGAGTTTAAAATATATCAGCCGGAGTCGCCGGGCAGATGGCATCTCTATTCGCCCGAACGTTCTGCAACAGAAGAACGGAACCGGATAAGAGACTACTATATCAATGTGGAAAAGTTTGGAAAAGAGGAAACGGCAAAACTACTCGGAACATCTCCGGCTTCGTTATATCGTGATGTAAAAGATGCAGATTGA
- a CDS encoding serine hydrolase domain-containing protein, protein MKTRKNHLKTLLMLIAVMAVITGCQSGKSDVKESGTTFAKDALTPFVQSGQLPGAINVFYKNGIQETTCVGYADVAAGRPITMDDVFMQCSQTKGFCGVTIAILIEEGKISLDDPVSKYLPEFKELWVLASNKDGVKTLVRAKNTLTIRMVMNHTGGFPFEICAKQGNIKGGGWSGGAPLRQTAAIAAASPLLFEPGTKTQYSNTGIDIGAAIVEVVTGQRWEDFLQERVLTPLGMESSSFWPSDRALETQVEMYDCVKDAPAKYRLQNGMQQRPYNDSHVFASAGAGLWTTANDQLKFYKMLMNLGVGDNGVRILKEETVKELLAKSTRPKGMGGYSLGLSAPEEDKEDAWFGHGGAWGTNCMVNWHRKELKLWVVQLCGEPRPWDAARSAAEKKFFQYVIDNTDADAYTGRLK, encoded by the coding sequence ATGAAAACCAGGAAAAATCACCTGAAGACACTGCTGATGCTGATTGCAGTCATGGCTGTCATCACGGGATGCCAATCGGGAAAATCCGACGTTAAAGAATCGGGAACGACTTTTGCGAAGGATGCACTGACTCCCTTTGTTCAAAGCGGACAACTTCCGGGAGCAATCAATGTCTTTTACAAAAACGGCATTCAGGAAACCACCTGTGTCGGTTATGCCGATGTTGCGGCCGGACGTCCAATCACGATGGATGATGTTTTCATGCAGTGCTCGCAGACCAAGGGGTTCTGCGGCGTTACAATCGCCATCCTGATCGAAGAAGGCAAAATTTCACTGGATGATCCCGTTTCAAAATATCTTCCGGAATTCAAGGAGCTCTGGGTGCTGGCCTCCAACAAGGATGGCGTAAAGACGCTGGTCCGCGCCAAAAACACCCTTACCATCCGCATGGTCATGAATCATACCGGCGGTTTCCCGTTCGAGATTTGCGCGAAGCAGGGGAACATCAAGGGCGGCGGCTGGAGCGGCGGTGCTCCGCTTCGGCAGACGGCAGCCATCGCGGCCGCGTCTCCGCTGCTGTTTGAACCCGGAACCAAAACTCAGTATTCCAACACCGGAATCGACATTGGCGCGGCAATCGTTGAGGTTGTGACGGGACAGCGCTGGGAGGATTTCCTCCAGGAGCGCGTTCTGACTCCGCTGGGCATGGAGTCCAGTTCATTCTGGCCGAGCGACCGGGCGCTTGAAACACAAGTGGAGATGTACGACTGCGTGAAAGATGCGCCGGCAAAGTATCGGCTGCAGAATGGCATGCAGCAGCGCCCCTACAACGACTCCCATGTCTTTGCATCGGCCGGTGCAGGGCTTTGGACCACTGCAAACGACCAGCTTAAATTCTACAAGATGTTGATGAATCTCGGCGTGGGCGACAACGGAGTGAGAATCCTTAAAGAGGAGACCGTCAAAGAACTGCTTGCCAAGTCCACCCGTCCGAAAGGGATGGGCGGGTATTCCCTCGGCCTCAGTGCCCCGGAGGAGGACAAGGAGGATGCGTGGTTCGGGCACGGCGGAGCCTGGGGCACGAACTGCATGGTCAACTGGCATCGCAAGGAATTGAAACTCTGGGTCGTACAGCTTTGCGGAGAGCCGCGTCCGTGGGACGCGGCCCGCTCTGCGGCGGAGAAAAAATTCTTCCAATATGTCATCGACAATACCGATGCCGATGCTTACACAGGCCGCCTCAAATAA